AACTGGTGCATTTATCATCCCCACCTTAATTTAACAATGGTTTAATGCTATCTAATGGCGGTTTATGTCACGCAATAATTTCACTAATTCATGCTTAGCGATGTAACATGCTGAGTTGAAGATGTAGTGCAAAAAAACCAGTGAATCCTCTAAATTGGGTAGCCGGTAAAAGTTTTATCCAAAAAAATTAACGGAATCGATTCACATCGAACTACTATAGCGATTGACTTAACATTAAATGTGGTTAGATAATGATTAGTAAGTTAATTACATGGCCTAAATAAATATTATATGATACTAAACCATTATTAAATTAAGATGGGAATGATAAATGCATAGTTTAGTTAGTTAAGGGATTGATTTGCACCAAATAAAATATGAGGGACGAATGTCACACTTTTGCAATACTTGAGGGATGAAAAATAAACAGCAAATCCACAAATATAAATAAATTCAATACATGGGCAATCCATAATTAATAAATTTCCTGCATTATTGTTATGAAGTCTTATTAAAATCACTAGATCTATCTCCTTTCTCTCCGGTGATACTTAGCGAACTAGAGCTGCTTTAAAACTGTAGACTGCAAATATAGTTATCTCAATGTTGCTTGCTTTTCCACTAAATCATATTCTCCCCATTCATCTACCTGTTAGAACAATCGGTCACCCATGTACTCCGTTTGTTCATTCCTCTTATCTACTACGTGTTCAACCATACGATCCGTGTGTAGAGATAAATATAGGAACTAGGGAGTAAGTTTTTGTTTTGTCTTATGTTTCGAAGGGATAAGTAGGATAGGTATGCTTGAATTGAATTGTTTCCAACAATAAGATAATTTGGACATAGAGACACATATTTTGCTTTCTGTAAGAATTTCTAGGCTATTTCTCTTTATTTTTCTAACCACCTTGGTAGGAATATCAATCTATTTAGTAAACAAGGGATGTTATGTATTACCAATGGATTGTCATATTGTAGGGTGACTTGTTGACGACATGAACCACCACTGAATCCCCTTCGGTGACATTGATCACTGGACCCGGCAGCTGCCCATTCACCACGGTGACCAGCGTTTCCTTGCACAAGTGTGTCATATTCACCTGGCTCACCTACATACACCACATATTCTCCACCATATTAAAACAAGCAAGCAAATATACAATCCTTTTGCATTCCTTGTTCAAAATCTGCAAAGGATCGATGCTGCTCTTCTGTGTGCAGAAAGGATCAACTATGAAGATCAAAGCCTTGGGGAGGAGCATTATGCTTACAACAAAGGTGTTCTCGACGATGCCTGCAATTGCCGGGGGTAGAACCATATcagtgaggaagaagatgacAGCGGCGGCAATTGCTGGGGCTGCATCAGCGATGCTCCGGCGCTTCTTCATTATTCGCAGCTTTGTTTGGCTTGGTTTGCTCTGCGATGTGCCTCTGATCTGTGTAGTAGTATATATGTCAGGCTCTTGAATCTTGGTAGGTATCTCATCCCAACATTGGGATTTGTCTGCTGCATTGACCTAGAAGAATGTGCCCCCATCGTTGGCGTTGCATGTGGGATGTGTCCTTTCGCATTGACCAAGGACAAGGTGCCAAGGATCTGGTCCTTTcatgtttcttatattttttttcATGCAAAGCCATAGGATTACTTTTTACAATGAATCTCTTATGTTTTTTCTGCCCGTTAGTTGCCAAGGCATGTTCCATGTTCTTAATACATCTTCAAGGGTTGGCATAGACGTGCATGACGTAATTTCTTACTAGAGCAATTAAAGAGATCTCCGAGCTTGCCGTTGGCTGTGGATGCACTGCGGAAAAAATATGATTAACGAAACTGTTAGCAAGGCTGTTAGGAGAGAGACCGATTCTCTCGGTTCTGTTACATCTAGCGCCTAGTCTTCGGCACGCTCTCGCTGTCCGCTTCTGATGGCCACGCATGCTGCCTGTGTACAtgtataaaacctatactaagaTAATGAATACAACTGCCGATCGATTCTCCATCTCTTTTATGGTATGAGCTTAGTCTCGATCCTATTCTCACGCCATGGCTTCTAGCCCTTCTTCCTCCGACGCCTCTGCTGCTTAGGATCTCAACCCCTTCCACGCTCCTGCTCCTGCACCCATCGCCGCCTCCACGGTCCAGCTCGTCAACATCCGCTCCCATGTGCTGGAGATCTTGGATCTTCAAGACTCCAACTACTCCGCCTGGAGCACCTTCTTTGAGCTGACGTTCCAGAAGTTCGGCATCATGGACCATGTCGACGATCACGCGCGCATCTATGATGTTGAGTGGACTCAGATCGACCACTGCATCGTCTCGTGGCTCTACACCACCCTGACCACGGATCTTCGCACCATGGTCTTCAAGGGCCGCACCACCGCCTACTCTCTGTGGCAATCGATCTGCGGCCTCTTCCTGAACAACGCCATGCAGCATGCTGTGTTCACCCTTCAAGACTTTCACAGTCTATACCAGGGGGACATGAGTGTCTCCGAGTACTGCGGCAAGCTCAAGAAACTTGCCAACACTCTCAACGACGTTGGCCACCCTATCTCCGACATGGAACTTGTCGTCAACATGTTGCGCGGCGTCAACTCTAAATTTTGCTCTTCTCTCGGCGTCATTGGTACTATGAACCCTCCACTAACATTCCTGTACGTGCATTCCTTCCTTCTTCAGGAAGAACAGTACCTGGAACGTACTCACAAGATGGAGGCCTCCACTACTCTTGTCGCTGCCGGTTCTTCATCGGCCACCGGCGGCCAGTACAAGCAGGCATCATCGACAACCTCTACGCCAGCCACGTTCTCCCCATCCAAGTCCGGCTCTGACCGCATAAAGAAGCGCAAGCAGTCAGATTGCCGGAACCGCAATAACTCTGGCACCGCCGCGCCCCAGCAGCCGGCTGGCCAGCCCTTCCCGTCGTGGGGGCTGGCATACAATCCCTGGACGGGCGTTGTCCAAGCTTGGCCCATGCCACAATGGCGCTCCCCGCCCACTGGTGTCCTCGGCTCGTCCCGGCGCTCCTGCTCCACATGCCATGATGGCGTCCAACGCCGGCTCGGCTTTCCCTGGCATGATCCAGCAGGGATAGGTCGCGCCGCCCGAGCTCCTCGCCACCATCAACGGGCAGCCCTCCCAAGAAGGTGCTCCAGGCAGAGTAGTTGGAGTCTTGAAGATCCAAGATCTCCGGCACATGGGAGCGGATGTTGACGAGCTGGATCATGGAGGCGGCGACGGGCGCAGGAGCAGGAGCGTGGAAGGGGTTGAGATCCTGAGCAGCAAAGGCGTCGGAGGAAGAAGGGCTAGAAGCCATGGCGTGAGAATAGGATCGAGACTAAGCTGATACCATGAAAGAGATGGAGAATCAATCGGCAATTGTATTTATCATCTCAGTACAGGTTTTATACATGTACACAGACAGCATGCGTGGCCATCAGAAGGGGACGGTGAGAGCATGCTGAAGACTAGGCGCTAGATGTAACAGAACCGAGAGAATCAATCTCTCTCCTAACAGCCTCGCTAACTGATGGCCACGCATGCTGCCTGTATACATGTATAAAACCTGTACTGAGATGATGAATACAACTGCCGATCAATTCTCCATCTCTTTCAGAAACCATCCATCATGTTCCTGGCCAGCTGTGCAAGGTACAGCGCCCACCAGTCAGCTGCCATTATCCGGACCATTCAGAAAAACAAGTTCGGCTCAGGAACTGGGGCCAACCATTTCAAATCTGTGCTAGTTAGTTGCACATTCAATATCATTCCCATAGGAACAGTACACTTTTGTCTGTTCCAAATGGAAGTCAGGGGTAGGATCTGGATCGGTGCAGATTTGGATATTCAGCTGAACATTGCCAGCACTCTGTGTTTTAACGCCGCGCCTTTGCATCGGTGGGGTGGGGGGTTGCGCTCTGGATTTTATTTTGCCACTTATATCATAAGGTCAAAAGGTTATTTGATGGGCACAGTATGAATATGAAGCCGCATGTCGAATTGAATGTCCGATACTGACAGATTTTTGGCACTAAACACCTGAACAAGCAGGCAAACACAGAAAGAACACCACTTCCAGGTCTTATTCAGCCTCTTTCAATACATGAACAAGCTTGGCAAGTGGTATCATTTTATCTCATTGAAGCATTATCACAATCAGCATGTTGTAGTGCTATAACTGTGGTGGTTGATAGGTTCTCTGCATTTTCCCATTAATTCCCAGTAAATATTCTTTCTTTTCACTGCACTATCAATTGCCAAAGCAGGTTACGTGAATCGGACATTCAGACTAAGTGGCTTCAGACGTCATATCTTCGCTTGTACCGTTTAATTTGGCAGGAACTCTGAAGCTCTACTAAACTCAACTATCCATCAGCACTAATTCTGATGATCCCCCGAACTGAAAGGCTAACAAAGTGGGTACAATATACTTCATATCACTCATCTGTAGGCATGAATCCTTTAGAATTAATCTTTGGTTGCAAGTCTCGGCAGCTGGGGGGGATTCAACTAGTGGAAGGACGACAGCGACTGTCATTGTGATCTGATCATGATCCAGTGTTCTCTGTGTATCGTCTTCGTAGTAGTAGAAGTTTGTCAGGTCCATGTGTGCTTCATAAAGTACTTACCCACCTGTCCTCCAATATGCATAAGTACATGCAGAACTGAAACTTCACGTATACAGATCGATATACTCTTAGGAACTGAAGCTTCAGTTCTCCATTGCTCCCATGGTCCAGTGAAGTGTGTTGGTGCAGCATTGGAACCAATCATCCTACATCATATCGCACCGCCGTTCGCATTGATCATGCTCATTCATGTTCGTCATCTTACCTTTTTTCTATGAGCGCAATTGTATGGGCTATTTTGCAGGTTCTTTTTATTCAGGCCCTGATTGTTTTAGCTTCTAGATTACAAACTGCAGCTTGCAGCAGCCTGCAAGTTGCAACAGTCCACAATATAAATGAGAGGTCTCATCTCAAATCTTCCATGGCGTCAATTTAGCGTTACATTTTAATTTTGTTTCGCGTCATTTTTTTAAATGTGTGTGTTTGCAATAAAAATGTGGTGTATATGTTCTAAGACCatagaaaaaacaaaaaaaaagacactatatatatatatattcctcATGGTATGGTAATACACCTCCCTTATTCATCATACATGCAAGCACCAGCAAAATTCTTTATTTAACACCAACTCCCTGGACTACGACACCAACAATTAATCAAACATATGTAAgaacaacatcacaaacaatcACTACACAGACACCTCTCCACTCATGATCTCGGTGGTTTTCTTCCTGATGAGCTCCCACGCGCTTCGCACGTGCCTCTCCTCCTGCAGCGACGACCCCACCGCGAACCGCAGCACGAACTTGCCGCCGACCACGGTGTGCGCCAGGTACGCCTTCCCGGTCCTGTTCAGGCGCTCCATGAGCTCACGGTTAGCCGCCTCGGTGGCCTCCTCTGACATGCCAGTGTGGGGCTTGATCCTGAAGCACACGAGCGCGAAGTTCCTCGGCACGACGACCTCGAATCGGTCGTCGGCGCGCACGGATTCCTCGAACATCTTGGCCATGGCAACATCGCTGCGGATGTGCTCCTGGAGCCTGGTGGCGCCGTAGGTGCGCATGACCATCCAGAGCTTGAGCCCACGGAAGCGGCGGCCGACACCGACCTGCATGTCCTTGAGGTCGGTGACGGTGCCGGAGTCACTGGCGTCGTTCTTGAGGTACTCCGGGTTGGTCTCCAGGGAGCCGGTGAGGCGGTGCGTGTCGCGCACCCACAGGCAGGTGCAATCCAGGCACGTCATGAGCCACTTGTGCGGGCTCATGCTGATGGAGTCCACACGCTCCACACCGTTGAGGTGGTGCCGGAACTCCGGGCAGATGCACGCGCTACCGGCGTAGGCGGCGTCCACATGAACCCAGGCCTTGAACGGGGCGGCAACATCGGCGACGGCGCCAACCGGATCGACAGCGTTAGATGACGTGGTGCCAACCGTGGCGCAGATGTAGGTTGGCACAAGGCCAGCGTCCACGTCAGCCTGCATGACCTCTAGCAGCTTCGCGGGGTCGAGGGCGTAGTCCGTCTCCGGGCCGGTGGGGATCGACCTGATATTGGCTGGGTCGAAGCCGGCGAGGCGGCACGCCTTGAAGAAGGTGGAGTGGGTCTGGTCGGCGGCGTACACGGTGAGCCTCGTGATCCCGGCCACGCCGTTGGACCCGCTCCGGCGCAGCGCGGCGTCACGGGCAGCGACGAGCGTGACCAGCATCGCCTCGCTGGTCGTGCCGAGGATGACGCCACCGCCCGTGCCTCGGCCGGCGCTGGTGCGGTTCATGAAGCTGCCGGGCAGGCGCAGGAGCTGCGCGAGCCAGTCGAGCGCGAGGACCTCCATTTCGGTGGCCGCGGGGTTCGCCTGCCAGGTGAATCCGACGGTGTTCATCGCGGAGGCGATGAGCTCCCCGGCGATGGCCGCGGCGCTGTTGGTCGCCGGGAAGAAGGCGAAGAAGTTGGGGCTGGCCCAGTGGGTCATCCCCGGCACCACGGCCTCACGGAGCTCCTTCATAGCGATGTCGAACGGCGCGGAGGCGTTGGGTGGCGCGGACTGCAGCAGCCGGCTCAGGTAGCCCGGCTCGACGCCGGGGAGCACGGGCATGGACTCGACGGACTTGTAGTAGTCGTAGATGAAGTCGACGGACTTGTGGAGGTAGGAGCGGACGTCGTCGGCGTTGAGCGGCTGGAAGCcctcggcgtcggcggcgaACGCGTCGAAGGAGGCAGGGTTGCTGTCAAGGCTTCCCATGTCTGTGGATTGGCTGGTAGCTGATGACCTAGGTAGCTTGACGGCGCTGTGTAAGCAACAGGTGGCTGTTGCCTACCAAGCTCGAGTGAACTGAGAATCGAAAGCTCGAAGGTGTTGGTGCCATGGGGACTGGTTGGGGGTTTTATATAGTGTAGTAGGCATGTAGGATCGAACCGAGCCGATCCGCGGGGATTGGGAAGCGGCGTGGCGATCGAGATGCTGGACGGACTTGCCGCGTGAGCCTCGTGGAGCATGCATCATGGCTGGATCCGGCTGCGATGTGCTTGGCATCGTCGTCTATCCCTAGCTGTGACACAAGTGGAGCCGATAAGTTGACTGAGATCATGATGCATGATCCGTCATTAATGTGGCCCTTGTTTTCAATAACCCATGCTTGCATGGAGTAGTGTCAAGTGCTCATAGTATATCACCATCGAGTTGCAACTGCTGCATGCATGTGTCGCTCTGATGAGTCGATGATCATCAAGTGCTTATAGAGGTTTATCTCTGCAGAAAGTTCAGTTGACATACATCGTGGATCAGGACAGATCTGCATACAGGCGCTCATAATCAACGCTCCTCGAGGTGTAGAGAAAACGCATAGGTGGTAATGCTGGCAtgccaacgcacccgatcgatCAGGCCAGTTTTGATTAGAGAAAAGCACGGGAATAGAAGAATGCCACAGCAAAACGAACCACACTAGGGAGGGGCACCGTGGTACCATTTACTAATGAGTCGCAGCAAACGTGGCCTACACTCCCGGGTACGACTACCGATGAGTCTCCGAGAAAATAGCAAAAAGGTTTGTCACCTTTGTGAGTGAAAACGTTTGCTAGGACTAAGTTTGCAATGAATTTGAGGAAGTCATAGTATTGTGTTTGTCAATACTATAACTTAGCATTGTCTGTCTAATAGGTCACAAGGATGCAGAGCAAGAGAAGCAACGTTTGCTAGGACTAAGTTTGCAATGAATTGGAGGAGGTGGTCTGACGGTTGAGGAAATGAATAGGTTTGGGTATTGGCTTTGTTCCATTCCTTGATTGAGGACTCAATAGACCGAAGGAGCATGTTTTGATTACAGAAACATGCATGTGTGCATTAAAACCTTTCATGGCACAATAACCATGGTCTTTGCACCAACATGGAGAAGAGGTGCTAAGAACACAACTTAATTCCATGGCCGAAAATCGTCACCATCGGGGAAAAAATCATCCCAAAAGATACAATTCCATGCAAAGATTTATCACTACTAGCTAGGAAAAACAACCGTACAGGTATGATATGAGATGCACTACTACTCGCCTTCTCCTTTACAGGCTACTTGCTCCTTATTGATTCTTATGCTCCTAGCTAGTCGCTTCTGTCGTAGGTCTCCTCAATCTATCAGCTTCTCTGAAAATTGACGAAAATAAAGACACACATATATAGGCAAGTACACATTGTGCAAAAAGATAATTTTTGTGCGCTTCGGCTTCGTTCTTAAAAAGAAAAAGTGCTGCCGAGGCACCCGTGTCTGTCAAAATGGCACGGTACAGCCTGAACCGTATTTACCCATACTAGGGCTTCGACAAATAACAACCGACACGTTTAGAGAGTATCAGTGTCAGCACTAATGGATGCCCCTACTGGGCTTCTTTGAGAGCAGCGCTGGCATGGATATTGTGCATCTATGCCTGTCATTGTATCCATGTCCCTGCATGGCTGCTAGGCCAGCACAGATGGCACTTTGGTCCGACATGAATGAGTTGTTTTCTAGTATTATTTGGTGCAAGTGCATGTCTTAATCTTTGATGTGGCAGGACTCATGGGCGGAGGGCCCAATGTGGCCCGGTATTGCTTGGGCAAtaccttggcccagcccaaaaAGGGTAGCGCTTAGGTCTTACCTGCTCGCACAGTCGCACGCCGGCCCGTCGTCCGCACGGCCGCACCCCGCACGCCGCCATCCGCCCGCACGCCGCACGCGCCCAGCCGCCCAGGCCGCCGTCGCCCACTCGCCCGTGCGCCCGTCCGGCCGTCCGCCCGCACGCCGCAGGgcgccaggccgccgccgcccctgcgcggCTGCGCCGCGCGCCCACGCCGCCACGCGGCCACGCGCCAGGCCGCCGCCCCCGTGGCCAGGCGCCCAggccgccaccgcccctccTGCGCGGCTGCGCCACGCGCCCACGCGCCAGGCCACCACCCGCCACCCCCAGGCCGCACGCCGCCAGCCGCCAGGGCGCCAGCCGCCAGGGCGCCAGCCGCCAGgcgccaggccgccgccgcccgtggcaGGTCATTTCTCATTTCAGAAATGATTTTGGTTTTTGGTTTCCAGAGGAAAACTTACCATATGCATTTCCTATCTGGCTTTGGTTCTTGAATCCAGCGGTGATAGCAATGCAAAGAACTAGAAGGACCCAGTTGATGTCAGGGATGTAAATCTGCCCTAGGAATTTCTTCGAGGTGTGGACTAGTTCTGGAGATCCCCCGTTCGGCCGTTCCCATGTCCGGAAACAACCAGAAccaggggagggggaggggaaggggCAGGGGGAGGGGAATTGGGCAAAGAACCAGAGGTATATTTGCCATTTGATAGCAATTGTTGATTCCATTGATCCATTCCATGAGTTTGATTTCGGATTTGCTGTAATGTCTGATACATATTGTTGTTTGATTACAGGGATTTACAGCTATTTTACTTCCAGTAGTCAAGGTGGACCAAGCACCCATGCTAGTGGACCAAGCACTCATGGTAGTGGTGTTTATCACGAATCTGAAGAAGTGGAAGAAAACATTGCTCCTCCACTTGCACAAGTTGAAGAGGATGTACATGTTGATGTTGAAGAGGATAATGTCGAAGAAAATGCACATGATCAAGGCAATGATGAAGAAATTAACGGTGAAGAAGTGGAAGGTATAACTGAATTCAACCCGGATCACATTATTTCTGATCCGGGACTTCGTATTCCGATTGATCGTTTTGCAACTAATATTAGAGATGAAGTTAGAAGAGCTTTCATAGCTAAAGGTCCGACTCAACCAATTGGTCATATATTTCCACAGTCACATGATAAGAGGAGTTTTCAAAAACATTGGTTTAGGAATTATAGTTGGTTGGAATATAGTTTGGAGAAGAATAAG
Above is a genomic segment from Panicum hallii strain FIL2 chromosome 8, PHallii_v3.1, whole genome shotgun sequence containing:
- the LOC112902810 gene encoding tryptophan decarboxylase 1-like → MGSLDSNPASFDAFAADAEGFQPLNADDVRSYLHKSVDFIYDYYKSVESMPVLPGVEPGYLSRLLQSAPPNASAPFDIAMKELREAVVPGMTHWASPNFFAFFPATNSAAAIAGELIASAMNTVGFTWQANPAATEMEVLALDWLAQLLRLPGSFMNRTSAGRGTGGGVILGTTSEAMLVTLVAARDAALRRSGSNGVAGITRLTVYAADQTHSTFFKACRLAGFDPANIRSIPTGPETDYALDPAKLLEVMQADVDAGLVPTYICATVGTTSSNAVDPVGAVADVAAPFKAWVHVDAAYAGSACICPEFRHHLNGVERVDSISMSPHKWLMTCLDCTCLWVRDTHRLTGSLETNPEYLKNDASDSGTVTDLKDMQVGVGRRFRGLKLWMVMRTYGATRLQEHIRSDVAMAKMFEESVRADDRFEVVVPRNFALVCFRIKPHTGMSEEATEAANRELMERLNRTGKAYLAHTVVGGKFVLRFAVGSSLQEERHVRSAWELIRKKTTEIMSGEVSV